The region ttaaatgccttcctcaccatcttaaataagcatgccccattcaagaaatgtagaaccaggaacagatatagcccttggttctctccagacctgactgcccttgaccaacacaaaaacatcctgtggcgttctgcattagcatcgaacagtccccatgatatgcaacttttcagggaagtcagaaaccaatatacacaggcagttagaaaagccaaggctagctttttcaagcagaaatttgctttctGCAACACAAACtaaaaaatgttctgggacactgtaaagtccatggagaataagagcacctcctcccagctgcccactgcactgaggataggaaactctgtcaccaccaataaatccactataattgagaatttcaataagcatttttctacggctggccatgctttccacctggctacccctaccccggtcaacagcactgcaccccccacagcaactcgcccaagcattccccatttctccttctcccaaatccagtcagctgatgttctgaaagagctgcaaaatctggacctctacaaatcagccgggctagacaatctggaccctctctttctaaaatgatctgccgaaattgttgcaacccctattactagcctgttcaacctctctttcgtgtcgtctgagattcccaagaTTGGAAAGTAGCTGCGATCATCCCCTCTCTtgaaagggggggacactcttgacccaaactgttatagacctatatctatcctaccctgcctttctaaggtcttcaaaagccaagtaaacaaacagattaccgaccatttcgaatcccaccgcaccttctccgctatgcaatctggtttcagagctggtcacgggtacacctcagccatgctcaaggtcctaaacgatatcttaaccgccatcgataagaaaatactgtgcagccgtattcattgacctggccaaggctttcgactctgtcaatcaccacatcctcatcggcagactcaatagtcttggactctcaaatgattgcctcgcctggttcaccaactacttctctgatagagttcagtgtgtcaaatcggagggcctgttgtccggacctgtggcagtctctatggggatgccacagggttcaattcttgggccgactatcttctctgtatacatcaatgatgtcgctcttgctgctggtgtgtctctgatccacctctacgtagacaacaccattctgtatacttctggcccttctttggacactgtgttaacaaccctccagacgaccttcaatgccatacaacgctccttccgtggcctccaactgctcttaaatacatgtaaaactaaatgcatgctcttcaaccgatcgctcctacacctgcccgcccgtccagcatcactactctggacggttctgacttagaatatgtggacaactacaaatacctaggtgtctggttagactaagctctccttccagactcacatcaaacatctccaatccaaagttaaatctagaattggcttcctatttcgcaaaaaagcatccttcactcatggtgccaaacataccctcgtaaaactgaccctcctaccgatcctcgacttcagcgatgtcatttacaaaatagcctccaataccctactcaataaacttgatgcagtctatcacagtgccatccgttttgtcaccaaagccccatatactacccaccactgcgacctgtatgctctcgttggctgaccctcgcttcatactcgtcaccaaacccactggctccaggtcatctacaagaccctgctaggtaaagttcccccttatctcagctcgctggtcaccgtagcagcacccacctgtagcacgcgcgccagcaggtatatcttactggtcacccccaatgccaattcctccttcggccgcctctccttacagttctctgctgccaatgactggaatgaactacaaaaatctctgaaactggaaacacttatctccctcactagctttaagcaccagctgtcagggcagctcacagattactgcagctgtacatagcccatctataattaagTCCAAAcaactactgtatttatttatttagctcctttgcaccccattatttctatttctactttacactttcttccactgcaaatctaccattccagtgttttacttgctatattgtatgtacttcgccaccatggccttttttcgCCTTTACCGCCCTTATCTCACcttatttgctcacattgtatatagacttatttttctactgtattattgactatatgttttactccatgtgtaactctgtgttgttgtatatgtcaaactgctttgctttatcttggccaggtcgcaattgtaaatgagaacttgttctcaactcgcctacctggttaaataaaggtgaaataaaataaattaaattaaataattaagacacatttcagttgaatgcattcagttgtacaactgactaggtatccccttttaaACACATAAACCAGAAATAGAGAATTGGCTGCAGCAcatcatcaataccagcagaggtCTACAATGATTCTCAAATAGAAAGTGTCAGTATGAGGAATCCAAACTGGCCCCCCTTAAATACAAAACTCCATGTGGATTGGCTAGAGACCAAGACATATTTGCTCTGATTGGTTGAAGCTAAACTCCTCAGATCTTTCATTGGTTGTTTGAGAAACTATGTGAGAAAAATATGCAAATTGACTCAAAATGGCAGTTGAAATCACTGGCTCTCATGCATTGGGAGACTGAACTGCAGAGAGAGCAAGGGGGGCATGCCTGCTCAACACTACTGACTGCAAGTTATGAATTCATGACAAGATACTTGAACAAAACTAGTTATTACAGTACATTTTAAAGCATATCTTGTTCAATCATCATTGTCTTGGAACCTCTCTCTTTATTTTTCAAATGAGTGCCACGAGGTAAGGatcattgtttttgtgtttaaATGTAGCCTTACAGTAGATGTTTGCAGTTCAAGGCAATAACTCATTTGCATGGGTTCTCAATTTGTAAGCAGAATAAAATCTTGTATTGATCATTTTACAAATGTTTTGGTTTTCATTTAGATTTTAGGAATAGCACAATCATGTGAGCTGAACAAAAATTTATGGTTGGCAACAACTTTTCTGGTGAAGTAGATGTTCTTCCAAAAATGTTGACTGCCATGTAATATCATGAGACTAAAAAACCATACATTTAGTAGGTATGTAACGGGGCCCCGTTATGTACCTAGATATTGACCTGTATAATATAGTGACGTGCATAATGAACACATTTAGATGAACACATTCGAGGACCTCAAAAGAAGATAACATATTGATTGTTCCTCCTTCCTCAGGGTCCTCCACGTATTAAATTCATCAGCAATGCCGGTTCCTGTTATGCCTGTAGACATCGCTATGCGGATGTACATCACACACTCGCCACCTCTCCGGAGCTTCCTCAGTTCCCATGAGGACTTGAGGGCCAGGAACCGGGCAAACCACTACAAGCCCCTACGGCCCTGCATCAGCTCCCAGAGGTCACTGGAGGCCCCCAGTCTGGTCTGGAAGAGCCCCAAGACAACCATGAAGACCTCAAAGGGCAAGAAGAGTGTGGTCTTTGCCGACTCCAAAGGCATGTCCCTCACAGCCATCCACGTCTTTTCAAAGTTTGATGAGGAGCCCATGCTGTCCAACTTTCAATTTGACCTCATAGACCTGGAAAATGCCACCATGGAGCTGAAGATCAGCACCAAGCGAAGCCTGGCACTGGACTTTCCCCAACCCGCTGCAGACTATCTGGCCTTCCGGAACCGGCTGTTGAAGAACTCTGTGTGCCTGGAAAACTGCACACTGCAGGACAAGTCACTCACAGGCACCGTGAAAGTCCGAAACCTTGGCTTTGAGAAATCTGTCCATGTTCGGGTAACTGTTGACTCATGGAAAACCTACACAGACATTGACTGCACCTTTATGAACAACATCTACAGTTGCCAGGACACAGACACATTCGCCTTTTTCTTCAAACTGCCCCGTTACGTACCTCCTTATAACAGAGTCGAATTCTGCATATGCTTCAAAAGCAAAGACCAGGTTTTCTGGGACAATAATGACGGGAAAAACTACATTCTCAAACCAATTGGGTGGAATGGAGAGGATGTGAAAACACTTCCCAAAACCCCTGTTGAGCGTAACAAACCAAAAGAGCACAAGAACTCCAGTAAACTACTGGAGATGGGGTTTGACCAGTTTGGAAGTCCACGCTCATCAAGTGGACTCTTTCCTGGGTTGCAAAGCTGGGGCCGAATTGAGAATGGTGTCAACTACTGGTGAAATTAGGGAAGACAATCAGCTACAGTGAATAGTTATAACAGGGATAGACTTGGAGCAGAGGGATAGCAGTACTAGTTACATAACTTACCTTAAAATGTCAATAGCTGCTTTGAATGCAATGAAGCACATCAATAAATAAAAAGTGTATAGAAATATGGACCATGGCTCGTTTCTACTGCTATTTGGTTACCATAGAGATACTTTCTTAATatgatcagagagacagaggcaattgatgtttgttttattttacaTGTGATTCTTGTGTAAAGTTATTTAGTGCCTTCTCAATATCAtgcctgttaaaaaacaaatacccATTGACATTTAAGTTTGACAATTTGTAACCTGTTATAAGCCCATTTTCAGGGTTGGAATTTCCGTAAGCAAATGCACTAATTGAGATGAACTTCCTGATttccatatatacagtatgtggtgGGATTGGACCAATGGGATGTCCTTCATATTGAAGGGTAAGAGTGGTATCATCCATCTGtgaaaaa is a window of Salmo salar chromosome ssa18, Ssal_v3.1, whole genome shotgun sequence DNA encoding:
- the LOC106577132 gene encoding protein phosphatase 1 regulatory subunit 3C-B; this translates as MSATRVLHVLNSSAMPVPVMPVDIAMRMYITHSPPLRSFLSSHEDLRARNRANHYKPLRPCISSQRSLEAPSLVWKSPKTTMKTSKGKKSVVFADSKGMSLTAIHVFSKFDEEPMLSNFQFDLIDLENATMELKISTKRSLALDFPQPAADYLAFRNRLLKNSVCLENCTLQDKSLTGTVKVRNLGFEKSVHVRVTVDSWKTYTDIDCTFMNNIYSCQDTDTFAFFFKLPRYVPPYNRVEFCICFKSKDQVFWDNNDGKNYILKPIGWNGEDVKTLPKTPVERNKPKEHKNSSKLLEMGFDQFGSPRSSSGLFPGLQSWGRIENGVNYW